In Populus trichocarpa isolate Nisqually-1 chromosome 7, P.trichocarpa_v4.1, whole genome shotgun sequence, the following proteins share a genomic window:
- the LOC7480129 gene encoding alkylbase DNA glycosidase-like protein mag2 codes for MGKPVTRSHSLPLHEPSSPPLSTTTSSKISFQSRKIRKLSTNKTTTTTTAITSTSIPPLKPLSHKGEIELALDHLSKSDPLLAPLLNSHEPPALNPCTSPFLSLTKSILFQQLATNAAKSIYTRFLTLCDGESQVNPDTVLSLSAPKLREIGVSGRKASYLHDLAEKYRNGSLSDSSILEMNDDMLLNRLTEVKGIGVWSVHMFMLFSLHRPDVLPVGDLGVRKGVQSLYGLKDLPQALEMEQICEKWKPYRSVGSWYMWRLMEAKALANKAAKKA; via the coding sequence ATGGGCAAACCCGTTACCCGATCCCACTCTCTACCTCTCCACGAACCCTCTTCTCCTCCACTATCCACTACCACCTCCTCCAAAATCTCATTTCAATCtagaaaaatcagaaaacttTCAACCAACAAAACAACCACCACTACCACCGCTATAACCTCCACTTCCATCCCCCCTCTCAAACCCTTATCTCACAAAGGCGAAATAGAACTGGCACTTGATCATTTAAGCAAATCAGATCCTCTTCTTGCACCTCTATTAAACAGCCATGAACCACCAGCACTGAATCCTTGTACCTCACCGtttctttctttaacaaaaTCCATCCTTTTTCAACAACTAGCAACAAACGCAGCCAAATCAATCTACACACGTTTTCTCACTCTCTGTGACGGAGAATCTCAAGTAAACCCAGATACTGTACTCTCATTATCTGCCCCCAAACTCAGAGAAATCGGGGTTTCTGGTCGAAAAGCGAGTTATTTACATGACTTAGCAGAGAAATATCGAAATGGGTCTTTATCTGACTCCTCAATTCTTGAAATGAATGATGATATGTTATTGAATAGGTTGACTGAAGTTAAGGGAATTGGGGTTTGGTCTGTGCATATGTTTATGCTATTTTCGTTGCACAGACCGGATGTTTTGCCTGTTGGTGATCTGGGTGTGAGAAAAGGGGTGCAAAGTTTGTATGGGTTGAAGGATTTGCCACAGGCATTGGAGATGGAGCAGATTTGTGAGAAATGGAAGCCTTATAGGTCAGTTGGGTCGTGGTATATGTGGAGGTTAATGGAAGCTAAGGCTTTGGCGAATAAAGCAGCTAAAAAAGCATAA
- the LOC7473186 gene encoding sugar transporter ERD6-like 6 has protein sequence MSQRDDAEEARDQLRKPLLQTGSWYRMSSRQSSIMSSSAQMLRDGSVSVVLCVLIVALGPIQFGFTCGYSSPTQAEIISDLKLSISEFSMFGSLSNVGAMIGALVSGQLAEYIGRKGSLVVAAVPNIIGWLSISFAVDSSFLFMGRLLEGFGVGIISYTVPVYIAEIAPQDMRGSLGSVNQLSVTIGILLSYLLGLFVNWRVLAVLGCFPCALLILGLFFIPESPRWLAKMGMTEDFEASLQVLRGYDTDITAEVNEIKRAVASSSKRTTIRFADLKRRRYWFPLMVGIGLLVLQQFSGINGIFFYSSNIFANAGISSSNLATCGLGAIQVIATGISSWLMDKAGRRLLLIISTTGVTLSLLLVAIAFYLQGILPQDSDLYHIMGIVSLGGLVAVVIFFSVGLGAIPWIIMSEILPVNIKGIAGSVATLANWLASWLVTMTANLLMSWSSAGTFTIYTVVSAFTVIFVSLWVPETKGRTLEEIQLSFR, from the exons ATGAGTCAGAGGGACGATGCTGAAGAGGCAAGAGATCAGCTTAGGAAACCTTTGCTCCAGACAGGGAGTTGGTATAGAATGAGCTCAAGGCAATCCAGTATAATGAGTTCCTCCGCTCAGATGCTCCGTGATGGTTCTGTTTCTGTTGTTCTTTGTGTCCTCATTGTCGCTTTAGGCCCCATCCAATTCGGTTTCACT TGTGGTTATTCTTCGCCTACACAAGCAGAAATCATTAGCGATCTTAAGCTTTCTATTTCAGAG TTTTCGATGTTTGGTTCATTATCAAATGTGGGTGCTATGATTGGTGCTTTAGTAAGTGGCCAACTTGCAGAATATATTGGTCGAAAAGGG TCTTTGGTGGTCGCGGCGGTGCCTAATATAATTGGATGGCTAAGCATATCTTTTGCTGTT GATTCATCATTTTTGTTCATGGGAAGGTTGTTGGAAGGGTTTGGTGTCGGTATAATCTCATACACG GTACCTGTATATATAGCTGAAATAGCGCCTCAGGACATGAGAGGAAGTCTTGGATCGGTTAACCAG CTCTCAGTGACAATTGGAATATTGCTGTCTTATCTACTGGGACTTTTTGTTAATTGGAGAGTGCTTGCTGTTTTAG GATGTTTTCCTTGTGCCCTATTAATTCTTGGCTTATTTTTCATACCCGAATCTCCTCGATGGCTG GCCAAAATGGGGATGACGGAAGATTTTGAAGCCTCTTTGCAAGTTTTACGAGGATATGACACTGACATTACTGCTGAAGTGAATGAAATCAAG AGAGCTGTTGCATCTTCAAGCAAAAGAACAACAATTCGTTTTGCAGATCTCAAGCGAAGAAGATATTGGTTTCCTTTGATG GTAGGAATTGGATTGCTTGTGCTCCAGCAATTCAGTGGTATCAATGGGATCTTTTTCTATTCCAGTAACATCTTTGCAAATGCTG GAATTTCCTCAAGCAATCTTGCTACATGTGGACTTGGAGCTATCCAG gtCATAGCCACTGGGATCTCTTCGTGGTTGATGGATAAAGCTGGGCGCAGATTGCTTCTTATT ATATCTACAACTGGAGTTACTCTTAGCTTGCTTCTGGTTGCTATTGCTTTTTATTTGCAG GGCATTTTACCACAAGATTCTGATTTGTATCACATAATGGGAATTGTGTCACTTGGAGGACTTGTG GCTGTGGTAATTTTCTTCTCAGTGGGACTAGGAGCTATTCCTTGGATCATAATGTCTGAG ATTCTCCCTGTGAACATCAAGGGCATCGCTGGCTCGGTTGCAACATTGGCAAATTGGCTTGCTTCCTGGCTTGTTACAATGACTGCAAACTTGCTCATGAGTTGGAGCAGTGCAG GGACCTTTACTATTTACACGGTGGTCAGTGCTTTCACTGTCATTTTTGTGTCTCTCTGGGTCCCTGAAACCAAAGGAAGAACTCTAGAAGAAATACAATTGTCGTTCAGATGA
- the LOC7473185 gene encoding uncharacterized protein LOC7473185 produces the protein MVNLVAAQKPLLHGLMKMAGVQPHIVEIEPGTVMNFWVPNETVKKPQKGEKKNDTPTLTKPNKPVVVLVHGFAAEGIVTWQFQVGALTKKYSVYIPDLLFFGGSITDKTDRSPTFQAETLVKGLRKIGVEKCILVGFSYGGMVAFKMAELYPDLVQAMVISGSILAMTDSISEATLSELGFKSSSELLLPNSVNGLKALLSVATHKKLWFPNRLHKDYLEVMFTNRKERAELLEGLVINNKDPTIPKFVQKIHLLWGENDQIFKLEHAQNMKEKLGETVTFQGIQKAGHLVQLERPCVYNKCLKQFLTSLLENDEQK, from the exons ATGGTGAACCTAGTGGCAGCACAGAAGCCATTATTGCATGGCCTGATGAAAATGGCAGGAGTGCAACCCCACATAGTAGAGATTGAGCCAGGGACAGTCATGAACTTTTGGGTGCCAAATGAGACCGTCAAGAAACCTCAAAAGGGTGAAAAGAAAAACGACACCCCAACcttaaccaaaccaaacaaaccAGTAGTGGTTCTAGTCCATGGCTTTGCTGCTGAAGGTATTGTCACTTGGCAATTCCAAGTTGGTGCCTTAACCAAGAAGTATTCAGTTTATATCCCTGACCTTCTATTCTTCGGTGGCTCAATCACTGATAAAACAGACCGGTCGCCAACGTTTCAAGCAGAAACATTGGTGAAGGGTCTGAGGAAGATAGGAGTAGAGAAGTGTATATTAGTGGGGTTTAGCTACGGTGGCATGGTGGCGTTTAAGATGGCTGAGTTGTATCCTGACCTGGTTCAGGCCATGGTCATATCCGGCTCAATCCTGGCAATGACTGACTCAATTAGTGAAGCAACACTAAGTGAGCTTGGGTTCAAGTCTTCCTCGGAACTTTTGCTGCCTAATTCTGTTAACGGTCTTAAAGCACTACTTTCTGTTGCTACTCACAAGAAGCTTTGGTTCCCAAATCGGCTTCACAAAGACTACCTCGAG GTGATGTTCACCAATCGAAAGGAGAGAGCTGAACTTCTAGAGGGATTAGTCATCAACAATAAAGATCCAACCATCCCAAAATTTGTACAG AAAATACATCTCTTATGGGGGGAGAATGATCAAATCTTCAAGCTGGAGCATGCACAGAACATGAAAGA GAAATTAGGCGAGACGGTAACATTTCAGGGCATACAGAAGGCAGGTCACTTAGTTCAACTGGAACGACCTTGTGTCTATAATAAATGTCTCAAGCAATTTCTTACTTCACTGCTTGAAAATGACGAGCAGAAGTGA
- the LOC7480128 gene encoding GATA transcription factor 18, which translates to MMHRCSSSHCNMVGPCSCSMYHTQSNSFSMLFSMPNHHKSFDETDMYPVTSPSSSVDCTLSLGTPSTRLSEDDEKRMRHDQRRSGSCMSNFCWDILQTKNNSTPYPPQAHKTSRGSSNSSHNSNNNLANNDPLLARRCANCDTTSTPLWRNGPRGPKSLCNACGIRFKKEERRATAASANNASASGAMEQHYGYHQNNSWVQTQKMPCFSPANEFRFIEDNDRDSDTGNNIPFLSWRLNVTDRPSQLVHDFTRY; encoded by the exons ATGATGCATAGGTGCAGTAGTTCTCACTGTAATATGGTAGGTCCATGTTCATGTAGTATGTATCATACCCAGAGCAACTCATTCTCCATGCTATTTTCCATGCCAAACCATCACAAATCTTTTGATGAAACAGACATGTACCCTGTCACGTCCCCTTCGTCTTCTGTTGATTGCACTCTTTCGTTAGGAACCCCATCTACTCGTTTAAGTGAAGACGATGAGAAAAGGATGCGGCATGATCAACGCCGTTCTGGTTCTTGCATGTCTAACTTTTGTTGGGATATtttgcaaacaaaaaataattctacaCCTTATCCACCTCAAGCCCATAAAACTAGCCGTGGAAGTAGTAATAGCAGTCATAATAGCAATAACAACCTGGCCAATAACGATCCTCTCCTTGCTCGCCGATGTGCTAATTGTGACACCACCTCTACTCCTCTCTGGAGAAACGGTCCAAGAGGCCCTAAG TCGCTTTGCAATGCGTGTGGAATTCGGTTcaaaaaggaagagagaaggGCAACAGCCGCAAGCGCAAACAATGCAAGTGCCTCAGGTGCAATGGAGCAGCACTATGGttatcatcaaaacaattcatggGTTCAGACCCAAAAAATGCCATGTTTCTCTCCGGCAAATGAATTCAGGTTCATAGAAGACAATGATCGAGATTCTGATACTGGCAATAACATCCCGTTCCTTTCTTGGAGACTCAATGTCACAGACAGGCCTAGCCAGCTTGTTCATGACTTTACAAGATACTGA